A window of Calditrichia bacterium contains these coding sequences:
- a CDS encoding 4-hydroxyproline epimerase: MRSHTFFCIDAHTCGNPVRVVAGGGPFLEGRTMSEKRQHFLAEFDWIRTGLMFEPRGHDMMSGSIPYPSTRDDCDVAILFIETSGCLPMCGHGTIGTVTVLIERGLVTPQTPGLLRLETPAGRVDAHYQQNESGKVTSVRIVNVPSFLHSAHLTVDCPDLGELSIDVAYGGNFYAIVEPQGNYRGIDALGAGKILQYSPIIRKRMNEKYTFVHPDDPTICGLSHLEWSDKPKHPEAHARNAVFYGDKAIDRSPCGTGTSARMAQKFAHGELKVGEDFVHESIIGSLFRCRVERETTVGDYTAIVPSIEGWAKITGLNTIFIDDDDPYAHGFQVV; encoded by the coding sequence ATGCGCAGCCATACTTTTTTTTGCATCGATGCGCACACTTGCGGCAATCCTGTCCGGGTTGTCGCCGGCGGCGGACCGTTTTTGGAAGGGCGCACAATGAGTGAAAAACGCCAGCATTTTTTGGCAGAATTCGACTGGATTCGCACCGGGCTGATGTTCGAGCCGCGCGGTCACGACATGATGTCCGGCAGCATCCCCTACCCTTCCACCCGCGATGATTGCGATGTGGCAATCCTGTTCATCGAAACCAGCGGCTGTTTGCCGATGTGCGGACACGGCACTATCGGAACGGTTACCGTGCTCATCGAGCGCGGGCTGGTTACACCGCAAACACCCGGATTGCTTCGGCTGGAAACACCCGCTGGTCGCGTGGACGCGCATTATCAGCAAAATGAATCGGGCAAAGTGACCTCCGTTCGCATCGTGAATGTGCCGTCGTTTTTGCATTCGGCGCATCTGACGGTTGACTGTCCCGATTTGGGCGAACTGTCCATCGATGTGGCTTACGGTGGTAATTTTTACGCGATTGTGGAGCCGCAGGGCAATTATCGCGGCATCGATGCGCTGGGCGCCGGAAAAATTTTGCAATATAGCCCGATTATCCGCAAACGGATGAATGAAAAATACACCTTCGTGCACCCGGACGACCCGACCATTTGCGGCTTGAGCCATCTGGAGTGGAGCGACAAACCGAAACACCCGGAAGCGCACGCCCGCAACGCGGTTTTTTACGGCGATAAAGCTATCGATCGATCGCCATGCGGCACGGGAACTTCCGCGCGGATGGCGCAGAAATTTGCCCACGGGGAGTTGAAAGTGGGCGAAGATTTTGTTCACGAAAGCATTATCGGGAGCCTGTTCCGCTGCCGCGTTGAGCGGGAAACAACCGTCGGCGATTACACGGCGATTGTCCCGAGCATCGAAGGTTGGGCGAAAATTACCGGTCTCAACACCATTTTTATCGATGATGACGACCCGTACGCACACGGATTTCAAGTGGTTTGA
- a CDS encoding GntR family transcriptional regulator has translation MDESLSTSSVTQSLSEKAYQLVEEMIVTLKMLPGTAFSEQELSKRVNIGRTPLREALQRLIADRLVISLPRRGMIVTEINLTEYLAILETRRELDRLIARKAAQRATPDQCKTLKLCAYELVKAAAANDISEFMRWDKVSDSIMENACKNSFAVLANSPLHSHCRRFWYFYQGSGDLTTAADLHANLVKAVANQNADSAAAASDALLDYLEKFTRQALGLNSHP, from the coding sequence ATGGACGAATCATTATCAACATCGTCAGTTACTCAAAGCTTGTCCGAAAAAGCATATCAACTGGTCGAAGAGATGATTGTAACGCTAAAAATGTTGCCCGGCACTGCTTTTTCCGAACAGGAGCTGAGCAAACGGGTTAACATCGGGCGCACGCCGCTGCGGGAAGCCCTGCAACGCCTCATCGCCGACAGATTGGTTATTTCGCTGCCCCGGCGCGGGATGATTGTTACGGAAATCAACCTTACAGAGTATCTGGCAATTCTGGAAACCCGTCGTGAACTTGACCGGCTGATCGCCCGCAAAGCCGCCCAACGCGCCACGCCCGACCAGTGCAAAACCCTCAAACTATGTGCCTACGAATTGGTGAAAGCCGCAGCAGCTAATGACATTTCAGAATTTATGCGCTGGGACAAGGTCAGCGACAGCATTATGGAAAACGCCTGCAAAAACAGTTTTGCCGTTCTGGCAAATTCCCCGCTCCACTCCCACTGCCGGCGATTCTGGTATTTTTATCAGGGTAGCGGTGATCTGACCACCGCAGCCGATCTGCATGCCAATCTGGTGAAAGCCGTTGCCAACCAAAATGCGGACAGCGCCGCCGCCGCATCAGACGCGTTGCTGGATTATCTCGAAAAATTCACTCGTCAGGCGCTCGGGCTGAACAGCCACCCATAA
- a CDS encoding response regulator has translation MAASSTTNPVVSESAPLVLIVEDNADLRYYLRSQLSDNYRIAEAENGKKGVALAQEYMPDLVISDVMMPETDGFELCHQLKTDERTCHIPVILLTALASPENKLAGLDNRADDYIIKPFMRMNCECGLAISSTIAKCSGSGSALHPAFSRQL, from the coding sequence GTGGCTGCAAGTTCAACAACCAATCCGGTTGTATCTGAATCTGCGCCGCTGGTGCTCATTGTTGAAGACAACGCCGACTTGCGATACTATTTGCGCAGCCAGTTGAGCGACAACTACCGGATTGCCGAGGCAGAAAACGGGAAAAAAGGCGTCGCATTGGCGCAGGAATACATGCCCGATCTGGTGATCAGCGATGTGATGATGCCGGAAACAGACGGTTTTGAGCTGTGTCATCAGCTAAAAACGGACGAACGCACCTGCCACATTCCGGTAATTCTGCTCACTGCGCTGGCATCGCCGGAAAACAAACTGGCGGGATTGGACAACCGGGCAGATGATTACATTATCAAGCCGTTTATGCGGATGAATTGCGAGTGCGGACTCGCAATCTCATCGACAATCGCGAAATGCTCCGGCAGCGGTTCCGCGCTGCATCCGGCATTCAGCCGGCAACTGTGA
- a CDS encoding helix-turn-helix transcriptional regulator codes for MTGFTAHEFIYDIRLKTAAQLLRESDETVTTIAIDTGFSSPGHLAKLFRKRFGMSPSVYRSVNTPT; via the coding sequence TTGACCGGCTTTACGGCGCATGAATTTATTTACGATATCCGTTTGAAAACCGCCGCACAACTCCTCCGGGAAAGCGATGAAACAGTAACCACCATTGCTATCGATACCGGTTTTTCGAGCCCCGGACATCTGGCAAAATTGTTTCGAAAACGCTTCGGGATGTCCCCGTCTGTTTATCGTTCAGTTAACACACCCACCTAA